The sequence AACTGCTGAACTTATTTCAATCAATTCCAGTTTAATAGATTCTTGAATTGATTTTAAGGTTGATTGATTTGATTTTGAATCGGTTTAATTAAAAAAAATGAAAGATCTCTTGAATTAAGCACGTACTCAGTTAAAAAAAAGAAAATGTGAATCAGAATGAAGATGTAACTCAATGGTTTGATTGATTCATTTTTATCAATCTGATTCAAAGCCATCTGATTTTTAATCCCTTAAAACATTGCATTAACCTTGCTCAAACTTTCTTTAGCTGTTTGAAGCTGGGATTCCGCAGTACTTATTCTGCTGTTGATCTCATCAGAGGATTTACCTGCAGAAACTGCGCTTTGAGCATCGTTAATGGCATTTTTAGCCTTCACAAGTTGGAGATTTGCATCATTGTACTCTGCAGTTATATTTGCATTTCCTGAACTATCCACTTGGGTCTTGGTTTTATCGTACTGGCCACTTAACGTGGAGTAATCCGAGTTTAAAGATGCTATTTTATCATAGGCTGATCCACTGTCCACATCTGAAGAGATAGTGGATGAAAGGGAAGATATACCTATGTAAGCGAATATTGCAATTGTTGCAACTATCATGAGGATTCCAAGGACTGATATACTCATGGATGTTACCTTAAATAAGTTTAATCTTGATTTTTTCATTTTATCACCGATATTCAATTGAAGAATTCGTAATATAAATTGGATAAATCTATAAAGAAATTTCCTATTGAATGGTACTGTCAAAATTAATATCAACTCAAATGAGTGTGAGTTCAAATTTTATTACATCATGACCCCTATTTGATACTATCTGATATTGATAAGTTCATCTAATTGTTTCAGTACATCATGTAGAGATCTTTGTATTAATATATATGTTGCACCAAAATTTAAGTAATATAAATTTAATAAATTGTAATATGAATTGTAGGAAGGTATATCTTTGATGGGTTCAAACCTAAAACATACATTTTGTTGATTTTAATTTCTTAATTTTAAATCACATATCCAAGTGCCGAATATTATTTTATAACAAAAGGAGTATATCTGAACAATGACATCTTCAACAGACAAAACGAAAACATCAACATCAAAATTTGAAGAGTTTTTCAGTGCAAAGTACAAAGACACGGTCTTTGAAGCCCTTGAAAGATATCCTGATGTGAGATCTGTGGTTGTGGATTACACAGAACTTGAGATGTTCGACCCGGACCTTGCAGATCTTCTAATTGAAAAACCTGAGGAGGTTCTTAAGGCATCCCAGAAGGCCATAAAGAACATCGATCCCCTGGGTAAAAATGCTGATCTCAACATAAGATTCGAGAACGTTCGAAACAACATCCAGCTGAAGTACCTCAGAAGTAAGTACATTGGAAAGTTCGTTGCAGTGGATGGTATCGTTCGTAAAACCGATGAAATCCGACCTAGAATAATGAATGCCCTCTTCGAGTGCAGAAGCTGTATGAGACTGCAGGAAGTGCCCCAGACAAGTAACCTCATAAGTGAACCTGCCCTCTGTCAGGAGTGCGGGGGCAGATCCTTCAGACTGCTTCAGGAAGAATCTGAATTCATGGATACCCAAACAACCAAGCTCCAGGAGCCACTTGAAAACCTCTCTGGTGGTGAAGAACCTCGGCAGATATCTGTTGTCCTTGAAGATGACCTGGTTGACACCCTGACACCGGGAGATATAGTCAGAATAACCGGAACCATGAAAACAGTGCGGGACGATAAAACCAAACGCTTCAAAAATTACATCTACGGAAACTACATAGAACCCCTTGAACAGGAATTTGAGGAACTTCAGATAAGTGAAGATGATGAACAGAAGATAAAGGAGCTTGCAGCAGACCCCAACGTTTACGACAAGATTATAAGTTCCACAGCACCTTCAATACAGGGTTACAGGGAAGTGAAGGAAGCAATTGCCCTGCAGCTATTCGGGGGTTCTTCAAAGGAACTTGAGGATAAAACCAGATTGAGGGGAGACATTCACATACTCATTGTGGGAGATCCTGGTATTGGTAAGTCCCAGATGCTCAAGTACGTTTCAAAACTTGCACCAAGGGGTATATACACAAGTGGTAAGGGTACCAGTGGTGTTGGACTTACAGCTGCAGCTGTTCGTGACGAATTCGGTGGTTGGAGCCTTGAAGCAGGTGCACTCGTCCTTGGTGACCGTGGTAACGTTTGTGTTGACGAACTGGATAAGATGCGTTCTGAGGACCGTTCCGCAATACACGAGGCCCTTGAACAGCAGACAATATCCATTGCAAAGGCAGGTATAATGGCAACACTCAACTCCCGTTGTTCAGTGCTTGCAGCAGCAAACCCAAAATTCGGTCGTTTCGACCGTTACAAATCAATAGCAGAACAGATAGACCTTCCATCACCTATTCTCTCAAGGTTCGATCTGATATTCGTTGTAGAAGACAAACCTGATGTTGAGAGGGATACAAAACTTGCAGGCCACATCCTGAGGATACACCAGGACAACACCATACCCTTCGAGATAGAACCGGAACTTCTAAGGAAGTACATTGCATATGCAAGGCGTGATTTCCATCCACAGCTCACACCTGAGGCCAGTGAAGTTCTCCAGGAGTTCTACGTTGGTATGAGGGGTGGTGCAGTTGATGAGGATTCCCCGGTACCAATAACTGCACGTCAGCTTGAGGCTCTTGTGAGGCTTTCAGAGGCCAGTGCTAGGATAAGGCTTGGGGAAACAGTAACAGAATTCGATGCAAAACGTGCCATAACTATACAGCAGAAGTGTATGAAGCAGGTGGGATACGACCCAGAAACGGGTAAAGTGGATATTGACAAGGTTGAAGGCCGTACACCTAAATCTGAGAGGGATAAGATTCGTGTTGTGAGTGAGGTTATAGGTGAACTTGAGGATGAGTACGGTGGAAAAACACCGAAGAACATACTTATAAGCGAACTTGCAGATAGATATAATATGAGTGAAGAGAAGGCAGATGAAATTCTCAGAGTACTCAAGAGAAAGGGCGTTATATACGAACCACAGCAGGGATACTACAAAGTTGCCTGAAAGCAATTCTCTGCTTTTCATATCATTTTACAACTATTGAAAACAGGACAACAGTCATTTAAACTTTTGTTAACCAATTAAATTTTTATTAATCAAGTGAATTATTAAAAATATTATTAAAAATTAAAAATAAAGCCAGTAAACATTGAAAATATGTTTAAAGGTGGATCAATTCACGACAAATGCATGGAATTTTGGAATTTTGGAGGTCAGATAGTATGGATGAAGATTACAATGAATTATTGGATAGGGCAATAGACCAGTTACCAGAAAAGGTCTTTGAAACTAAAAGGTTCACAGTACCCAGGGCTTACTCCGTGATCCAGGGTAACAGAACCATAATACAGAACTTTGGGGAAGTTGCAGACGCCCTTAACAGGGACCCGCAGCACGTTCTGAAGTTCCTGTTGAGAGAACTTGGTACAGCAGGAAACATAGAAGGTTCCAGGGCAATTATGCAGGGAAAATTCACCCACTACCTCATAAACGACAGGATCGATGACTACGTTAAACGATTCGTAATGTGCCATGAGTGCAACAGACCAGATACCAAGATCATAAGGGAAGACCGGATCTTCCTCCTGAAGTGTGAGGCATGTGGTGCAAAAGCCCCATTAAAAACACTTTAAACAAAAAAAATAATTTAAATTAAAGTGGAATTTGAAAAAATAGAATTAAAATCTAATATATTTTAGAAATCTATTAGAAATCTAATTTCTATTTTTAATTTTATATTTTTAAAATAATATTCTGATAATTTTTAAAAAATACAGATGCATTCACCTAATGCATTTAAAATAAGATTCATTAGATGTAATCTAGTGTTAAATCCGTTTTTTAGTTATAACAGTGCATTAATGATGTAATAAGTGAGTTAATGATGAAAATGTTCTGTCCAAAATGTGGAAGGGAAGATGAAGATCTTTTTAAGGGCCTGTGCAAATCCTGTTTTCTTAAGGAATTTCAGATGGTGAAGCCAAGCAATGAAATGGAATTCACAGTATGCGCCCACTGCGGTTCAATCTTAAGCCATGGAAAATGGTACGATTCAGAGTTAAGAGATGAAGAACTCGTTGAAAAGACCCTGGTTGAAAATATTGATGCAAATGAGCTTGTGAAAGATCTGGAAGTGATACCTGAAATCCTCACAGTCAGGGGATCCATATTCGACTGCATGATCCATGTGGAGGGGGAGGTTCTAGGTGAAACTCTCGTTGAAGAGCATGCTGTTGAGGTTAAAAGGAACAGAACCATGTGTCCAGACTGCAGTAAATTTGCATCAGGCTACTACGAATCTGTGATCCAGATAAGGGCGGATAAAAGGGTTCCAGGTGATGAGGAGATCCATGCCATTGATGATATCGTCAGAAACAGAACCCGCAAACTTTCAGAGAAGAACAGGATGGCCTACATAGCTGAGGTTATGACCCTGAAGGAGGGAGTGGATTATTATGTTGGCTCTTACAAGGCCGCCCGGAGCATTACAAATGCCATCAAGGATGTTTTCGGTGGTGTTGTAAAGGAGTCCCCTAAGATCGCAGGGCGGAACAAATCCACGGGAAAGGATCTCTATAGAATATGGATATCCCTGCGTCTTGCAGCCTTTAAGAAGGGCGATTTTATAGGTTATGGCACAAATATCGGTAGAGTTTCAGGTTTTGATGGTAACAAAGTTTTCATGAAGGACTTGGATTCACACAAAACTTCATCTGTGAGCTGGAGGGATTACGATAAAATCGAACTACTTGCAGGTGAATATGACGTTAAAAAGACAACTGTAACCTCTAAAACTCCAAGAACAATCCAGATATTACATCCAGAAACCTACGAACCTGTGGATATTGATCTGCACGAGGGGATCTCAGACCTTGAGATTGGGGTAGAGGTGGATGTTGTTGAGATAAATGGAAAACTTTACATATTATATTGAATGCACCCCGTGCAATGAAATGTATTGATATTAAATGTGATCAGACCCAACTTACTTATAAAAAAGATGTTGTTATAAAAATGTTGAGTGATCTGATCATTTGATTATTATTCAGGAATTACATTAAAAACAGGATTAAGCATAATTAAGAGTTAAAATTGATATTACAATTGAAATTGTAATTTTTTTATCTTTCGGTGATACAGATGGATACAGATTCAAAGATTGAAATGATAAAGAAGGGAACACTCGAAGTCATAACAGAAGAAGAACTCAGGGAAAAAATTGAAACTGGAAAAACAACAGCGTACATAGGCTACGAACCCTCGGGTAAGATACACCTTGGCCATGCAATTACCGTTAAAAAGATGATAGATCTGCAGAGGGCAGGTTTTAAGGTTAAAATTCTTCTTGCAGACCTGCACGCCTACCTCAATGGAAAGGGAACCATGGAAGAAATTAAGGAAATATCCAAGTACAACATCGAATGTTTCAAGGCACTTGGACTCTCAGAGGACACTGAATTCATCATAGGCTCTGAGTTTGGGAGGAACATGGATTACACCCATAAAATATACGAACTAGCAATTATAACAAGTTTAGCCCGAGCTAAAAGAAGTATGGCTCAGATCACAAGGGACAGTGAGGATCATAAGGTTGCAGAGGTTATTTACCCAATAATGCAGGCCATTGATATGGTTTTTCTAGAGACAGATGTTGCAGTTGGTGGTATGGAGCAGCGTAAGATCCACATGCTTGCAAGGGAAAACCTGCCCAAAATGGGAATCAAAGCACCTGTATGCATACACACTCCTCTTCTTCATGGAACAGATGGTTCGGATAAAATGTCCTCGAGTAAGAACAACTTCATAGCTGTGGATGATGAACCTGAAGTTATAATGAAGAAGATACAGAAAAGCTTCTGTCCACAAGGTCAGGTTGAGGACAACCCTGTTATAGAGATAGCTGAACATTTCATATTCCCTGAAATGGACACGTTAATTATTAAAAGGCCGGAGAAATTTGGTGGAAATCTTGAATTGAACCATGAAGAGCTTTTAGAACTTTACGGCGCAGGCGAACTTCACCCCCTGGACCTTAAAAATGGAGTTGCAGAGGGTTTGATTGAAGTTTTAGAGCCGGTACGTGAATATTTTAAATCAAATTAATCAATGATTATTTAATTCCGTTGATAAACAGTGGGATAAACATTTTGAAGGTGAATGATATGGCAGAAGAGAAATATGATCTGAGAATTCCCCCGGGAATCATTGTTGATGAACTTTCAGAAACCATTGCAAGTTACGATGTGGAGGTTGCCTACACTGCAGGAGGAATGATCGTGCGGGGTGAACTGGAGAAACTTGAGAGATTGAGCCAGGAAACTGCCAGGATGCGAATTCCATTGGGAATAAACCAGCGAGAACTCGCAGATGCCATAACAGAGTACGAACTTGAACTGGAACACACGGACTTCGGACCTGTACTCATTGGTAGCATAGTCAAGCTTGATGAGGCAAGCAGATCCATAGTGGATTCCCTGAATGAAAGAATAAGTAAGTTTGAAGAAGAGTGAAAGCTCTTTTTTTAACTGAAAATTTAACCTCTATTTTTCTTATTTTTAAGGATATAACCAGACATGATTAAGAAATATAACTAGGACATATCTGCTGTTTTTTAATGATAAAAGTTCATGCTAAAAATTCTTTTATAAACAACAGGCTTTTTTTCATTGTTTCCCAACAGAGTGTAGATAAATAAAAAGATTGAAAAAAATATCTTTAAATTAAAGAATAGCTTAGTTTTCCTTTGAACTTCCCTCTAATTTTCAAGTTCAAGCCATTTAAGGGATTCCTCTGCAACTTCATCAGCTATGTCCTCTATGAGATCCTGGTCGCTCCATGTGCACTCGGCTGGATCCGTGCAGAATGTGAAGTCCCCATCATGGTTCTCGTGCAGAACATCCCATGTATCTGCATTTCGAAGTTCCCAGTACCATGCATATGATTCCACACCTTCTCCATCATCATAAAATCCTTCGTTCTTTTTATAACCTACTATGAGAACGTTTTCTTTAATGTAGATATGTTTTTCCCATTTATCTTCGTTTCCTGGAATTTTTTCAATTTCTGTGTCTATTATCTGCTCTACGAGTTTATCCAAATCCATAAAAGGCCCCCATGGATCGATTCAACACATGGATCACAGTTAATATTTTATTTAAAATCATACTTAAGGGTTTCATGGGGACAGTTTCTTCATGAAAAAATTATTCAAAAAAAAATAAACGTTTCAAAGATAGGTGTACGATCCATCAGATGCACATTCCAAGTTTAGGGGCTAAAACATGTTTTATATCATCATGAACCTTATTTATACCATTATCAGCATTTACAATGAAGAATCCTTCTTTTTCTGCAAGTTCCAGGTATCTGGTACGGGTTCTACTTAAAAACTTCAGGTCTTCAAAGCTGTCACTGCCTTTACAGCGGGTCATGGCTGTTTCAGGGTCGAGATCCAGAAGTAATGTAACGTCAGGTTTTCTTGCAAATTTGTTTATCTCCCCGATCCATTCTGGACCGTCCTGGTAAACCATGCTTGAGTAGAAACATCTATCACTTACAACCACCCTGCCTTCAGATTCTGCTTGGGCTATTTTCTCCATGAGTATTGTTCTGTCTGCTGCAAAGAGCAGGGCGAGTGTCCTCTGAAAATTTTCATCTGTTGCACCAGGATCCTGGAGCATTTCCCTTATGAGCCGCCCCACCTTAGAATCTGTGGGTTCAAATATCCTGAAAACCTGAATTCCACATTTTTTAAGCCATTTTTCAATCATTGCTGTGTGGGTTGATTTTCCTGATCCATCTATTCCTTCAAGGCACACGTACATTCTGAATTCTCCAAATAACAGTATTCTCAATCATGTATAGGTTTATCCCGGGATAGTTAATTTTTTTAATTTTTTTAGGTAATCCCTCAGATATTATTTTAAAAATTACTATTTTTTAAAAATTTTAAATAAGTTTGAAACTCCAAGTGTTTACGGTCTTGACTTTTTATATCCCCTCAGGAATTTAAAAAGATTGGGATTCAAATTCCAGAACATGACCCGATGATGAGCGTTTAGATATTCCTTATTACTCACATTAAAAAGCAAATACTCTTATACATAGAGTAACTACTAAAGTTTATGGTTGCAAGTGACATAATTGGCTTATTGTTTGTATACGGCTACGTGGCCATTTTACTAGTGGTATCAGAGAAGGTACTTCACAGATATCCTAACTTCAGCAGAAAATTCCTCCACATCATGGTTGGAAACATACTCTTCATCTTACCACTTTTCACAAGCCGTTACATAATCACGTTTTTTGCTGCAGCCCCATTCATACTTTTAACATTTCTTATAAGCCCACACTCCCCGTTGAAACTGAGAAACAGGGTTTCAAATTCTGGCCATGGTATGGGTCTTGTTTACTACGCCATATCATGGACAGTTCTTGCCTACATCTTCTTTGGACAACCATGGATCGTTGCTGTGGGTATAGCTGCAATGTCCTACGGTGATGGTGTGGCTTCACTGGTTGGTGGGAAAATTGGAAGACACAAGTACAATGTTTTCGGTGATGAAAAGAGCTATGAGGGATCCATTGCCATGTTCATTGTTCTCATGGTCATGCTGTCAGTTGTTCTGGTTTACTACTCTGTACCATTAAACTTGATGGTTGTTGCCGCCGTTGCATTTACTGCAACAGTCTTTGAAGGAATAACACCCAAGGGACTGGACAACCTCACAGCTTGCTTCTCTGCAGTTGGTGTTTACCTTTTAATGGGAGTGATCTGAGTGCGCTTCATAGTTGTTGATGGACTTGACGGCTCTGGAAAAACAACCCACGCCGAACTAATCCAGAGGAAGTACCTTGAAAAGGGCAAAAAGGTCGTGCTGAGAAGCCACCCATCGGATGACACCAAGTACGGGCAGAAAGCTAAGAAAGCTCTTCTTGGAAGGGGAAAATGGAACAAAACCAAAGCCACTATTTACTACGCCATGGACGTTATAAAGTCTGTGCGAACAGGTTACGGTGGAGTTGAAACCCTCATATTTGTCAGGTACCTTATGGGGGTGGCCTATCTTCCCCTACCACTTGCAAAGATTCTTTACTGGGTTTTAACTGCCTTCCTCCCCACCTCGGATTACATGTTCTTCCTGGATCTCACACCTGAAGAATCCCTGCACCGGATGGAGGACAGGGATGCAGAGGAGATGTTCGAAAACTTGGAGGATCTCATGAAGGTCCGAAGGAAAGCTTTATCACTGACGAATGGATGGCACGTTATAGATACGTCTGGAACCATTGAAGAAGTTCATGAGAAGATCAACAGGGTGCTTGAGGGTTTGGAGGATTAAAAATCAAAACTGAATTTTCTATCTAAAAATCTTAATCTAGATACCAATCTAAATCATCTATCTAACTCTTCTTTTTTTAACGTTTAACTAAAATTTTATTAAAACGAAAAACAATTTTTTATAAAGTTTCATTTATTGCAGTGTAATGATCATTTTTTATCAATAGTAGTTTTATCCATATCAGAAGGTGCACGAATTGGTAGAAAAAGAGCAAACAGGTTGGCTAACCATTATAATCATAACTCTATCCCTTTTCACCATTGTTATCGATAAAACCTTCATGAACGTTGCCATCAGCACCCTTATAAGGGATCTACACACTAACATTGGAACCATACAAATAATCATTGCTGTTTACGCCCTTATAATGGCTTCACTCATGCTCTTTGGGGGAAAGCTCCAGAAAGTTCTGGGAAGGAGAAGAACCTTCGTAACCGGGGCTTCGATATACGGCTTGGGAACCATTGTGCTGCACTCAGCATAAACAGCACAATGCTCTTCATTGGATGGTCAGTTCTTGAGGGTGTGGGTGCAGCCCTAATGATACCAGCTTCAACTTCCATAGTAACTGGAAGCTACGAAGGTGAGAGAAGGGTTTTTGCCCTGGGAATAACGAGCTCAATGGCCATGATTTCTACAGTGACCTATCTCTTATCAATTAGAACTCTATTTTCCATTTACAACTTCAGATTCCCCTAAGTTGGTTGGGTCTGCCTTATCATTTATTATAACAATAATCACCAATACTAAAGCAATTATTGATGTTACTGCTCCGAACAGGAACAAATTAGAAAAGGATTGACTTAAGTTTCCCATTCCGCTTGTGGCATTGACCAAAAAGCAGGCTCCAATTACTGGTGCGACGGTAGAACCAACACCTTTAAAAGTATTTAATATTCCAACACCTGTTGCTTCTTCTTCTTTTGGCATGAAAGACATCATAAGAAGCTGGAATGCACTCCATGTGAAACCCACACCCACGCCTATTATTGCTAAGCAGATTGCCAATCCGGTTGAATCCGTGACAAAATATGACAAACCGAAAAGTCCTGCGATTAGGAGGGGTGATCCTAACAATAGCATACGTTTAGATCCAAATTTATCTAAAAGGAATCCACCTAGTATTGCGGTTATACATACTGCCACAGAAAGTGGGGTCAACACAGTACCACTGTCCTGTACATTCAGATTTAGTACGGTCTGGGCGAATGTTGGCACGTATGTAAATGCCATAAACGTACCAATCCCTGATAACAGAATTGCGAAGTTGAGTGATAGAATTTTAGGCTTTTTTAACACAGCCATATCTAATATTGGTTTTACTACACGTTTTTCGTATGCAATGAGTGCAACGAATAGGACCGCAGCAGCTATAAGTAGTGGGAACACAGTTACATCTGTAAATGGTGCGCTTTCCAGTCCTATAATACCTAGCAACATTGAGGCTATTGTTCCTACAAGTAACGCTGATCCAATGTAGTCAATATGTTGATCTTGATCCCCATAGGTTTCTTTGAACTTGAAAGCTAGGAGGATTGCCATGATTCCCAGTGGAATGTTGATATAGAATACCGTTCTCCAACCAAAATTTTGGATCAAGAAACCACCTATGTTTGGCCCTACAATGGTGGCAATGGATGACATTGCCATGAGTATACCCATTGTTTTTCCTTTTTGATTTTCAGGGGCAGAATCATTCATACTGGATAAGGCCGAAGGCAGAACAATACCTGCACCTATACCCTGTAAACCCATGGAAGCTATTAAGGAATATATATCCCATGATAAGCTGGCTGTAATTGATCCTATGACGAAGGTGGCCACACCAATGATGTATAATTTTTTTCGGCCGAATACATCAGATAATTTGCCTGCCAGTGCCATAATTGCTGTCATGAACAACATGTAGATCGTTAGAGTCCATGTTGCCCAATTAAGTGAGGTGTGCAGGTCTGCAATTATAGTTGGTAGTGCAGGCACGAATATATAGGCATCCATGGCTGTCATGAATACACCTAAAGCAAGGACTATCATCACATAAATTGTGGATGACCCTAAACCCTTTTTATTCTCTATTGTTTTGTTAATATTTTCGCTCATTTTTATCTCCTTTCATGACAAAATTAAAGCCCCTGAGAGTTTACGCATAGGGTTTTTCCCATTTAATCACCATTATAATATGAATAGTAAAAAATAGATCAATTAAAACCATTTAATGCTTTTTAAATTCTCAGACAAGACTTGATTTTGAAATTTGAGTGTATTTTAATCTTCCAAAAAAACAATTCAATTAGTTGTTAAATACATTACAACTAAGGTAATATTTTCTGCTATTTATATTTTTTGGAATTAGTTGTTAGATATATAACAACTAATAACTTTAAATATCACAGCTCATACAAAATTTATACAGTAATTCATTACCTAACAACAAAAGGCAGGAGATCTTATATGGATAAAATTCCTCATGAACTAATTAAATCATTGATGGACCTCGGACTTCTTGAATCTGAGGCAAAAATATACATAACCCTCGCAATGATGAATAATTCCGAAGTCAAAACGCTTATAGAATTTTTAGGTCTATCAAAACCAAATACATACGAAAGTCTTCGTCTTCTAGAAGAAAAGGGGCTTGTGTCTTTAATCAATACCAGACCCATGGCATATCAAGCATTACCTCCAGATATAGGGTTGGAAGTTTTATTAAAAACGCATGTTGATGCAAAAGAAAAAGCAAAAAAGATTTTTTCAATTATGGATAAAGAAAAATTCGTGCCCAAATCTTCTGAGGCATTATGGACTGTTTTCAATGGAGAAAGCATAAATTATAAGATTAAAGACATGATTCAAAATGCTAAAGAGAGCATATTCATGATATCCTCCCCCAAATACATTAAATATCTTGAAAATGCAGATACAAATTTAAAGTTTGACATAGTCCTATTCTCAGAGACACCCTCCTTTGAAACGTTAAAAGAACATTTTAAAGATAAAAAAGGCAATTTTAAGGTTGTAAATGAAGAGGATATGCTTAACATCGTTGCATCATCTAAAACAAAGGATCAAAAACAATTCGAAATATATAAAGAAGCTTTGTTAATGGTTGAATACAGAAATATGATAATGTTAGCCATAGATGATGAAGAGGTATTATACATGCCCCCCATGTCTACAGACTCACTCACAGCCATCAATACAAAAAATAAGGCAATGACGATACTTATGAAAATTGGGCTCAGTGACATTACAAAGCAGTTATGAAAATAATCCAGATAACAACATGAAAACACAGCTCCCCCCAATACAAGTAGAATTACCCATTATGAATTAATTTAAACAGAAAAAGTAAGAAATAAAAATAGAAAAGTGACCTATTCAAGCTACTTCCCTTGGGAACTCTTCCCTTCCCCTCCTTGGTTCCAGGCCCCTTTCAAGTTTCTGGGTTATGTTTTCATAGTTCCTCATGAGT is a genomic window of Methanobacterium congolense containing:
- a CDS encoding TrmB family transcriptional regulator, whose translation is MDKIPHELIKSLMDLGLLESEAKIYITLAMMNNSEVKTLIEFLGLSKPNTYESLRLLEEKGLVSLINTRPMAYQALPPDIGLEVLLKTHVDAKEKAKKIFSIMDKEKFVPKSSEALWTVFNGESINYKIKDMIQNAKESIFMISSPKYIKYLENADTNLKFDIVLFSETPSFETLKEHFKDKKGNFKVVNEEDMLNIVASSKTKDQKQFEIYKEALLMVEYRNMIMLAIDDEEVLYMPPMSTDSLTAINTKNKAMTILMKIGLSDITKQL